AGCCGTCTCGAATAGTCGCCGTAATCCTTCATCTCGCCCTGCGCGAGATCGCCCGGTGCGCCGATACGATTCCCGACAGCGCTTACATTGGATGAATTGAGTATGGTGATCGCATGCGTGGAGCAGAGCGCATAGTTCGTCCCGGCGCGGGAGCCGTCCTTCTGATTCACACGCTGTATGCTGTTCCCTGAAATGCGTACGCCGTTCGCGGCATTGATGAAGATCCCCGCGACCGAACACCCGTCGATGCGGTTGCTCGCGATGACGATGTTCCTGTTAAGCGGAAGCTGCGGCAAGCGCATAAGCTCGTTATCCGCCGGGCGCGGCGTCATGGTCGTGACCGCGATGGCGCCGTAGCCCACACGGTCTATCGGGCTCCACATCACCGGATCGTATCCGCAATCGCGGATGGTATTGTTCCTGATGATGACATCGTTCACCCAATTCGCCTCCGCCCAGAAACTGATCTGCGGTGCTATCTGTATCGCAGCCATTTTAATGTTCTCAAGGACACTCCTTTCGATGATGCCGTGCGGCGACTGCATGCGTATGCCGATGCCGCGATGCTCCGTGAAGCGGCAGTCGCGTATCGCCCAGTTCGGCGCATCGAGTGCGGGCATGGTGAACGCATCTCCGAACTTCGGCGCATATGCCGGCGGCCGGGCGAGTTCCACGCGGCATACGGTAACGCCCTTGGCATCCTTCGGAAAACGCCATTCGGTGACCACGGCATCCTTTATCAGGTCTTTCTTCGCATCCTCGATGGTCATGCTCGCTATGGGAACATCCCCGAGCATGGCGAACGATCCGTAGGTCAAGAGCCGTGCCGTGTCGCCCGTGCGAAAGAGCGCTATTGTCGATTCCATATCGCCATCCCAGCGGCTCGCTATCCATACCGTTCTCCCGCCGTCATAGTCGATGACGGGGTGGGCGTGTCCGTGAAAATTGACCGAATCATCGCCCATGAAGGAGAAATCGCAGCGCTCGAGAACGGGGCCCTTCCGCCCGACGCCGTAATTGAAACCGTCGGCCCCCGTGGAGATAAGCCTCTCTTCGCGGGCACCGTTCGGCAGCGGTCCGCGCTTGATCGTGAACCGAAAATAATTATCGCCGTCCATATAGCGGCAGAGCACCGCGGCGGAAGGCGCCGTATACACGATAACGTCCTCAACGCGTACCGATGTGCTGTTATAGATCTGTATCGCATGCGATTTTCTCGTGGTAAAAATAAAGTAGTCGCCGACGACAATGCCGCTGTGGTCCATCCAGTGCTTTGTGAGCGAGCGCAGTTTCCCCCGCGTCGGGGATAATATTTCGTTCTTCCTGAAATAGAGATCGGGCACATCGCGTTTCCACGCGCGTGTGTTCTTGTCAAAGAGATATATCTGCGTCGTACTGTACGCACCTTCCATGGCGGGATACCCGGCATGGACCTCATAATCGAATTCCGTGCGATCAGCAGATATCGCCGTGATAGTCGCCTGTGTGAACGGCAGGGGATCGTAGTCTATGCAGAGATCCCGAATGGCGACATTGGTACTTCGAAATATGCTGAACGTCGAACGGAGCGTCCTTGCAACGATAACCGTATCCGCCCCGGCGCCTTCGATGATAAGGCCGTTCGCCTTCTCTATCATAACGTAATCGCTCGCGGGATACAATCGCCCGGCGGGAAGCGTGATGCGCTGCGTTTTATTGGAAATGGCATCATTCACCAATTTCTGTATATCGACAATCTCTTTTGCGAACCCGCTCCAACAAAGGAATATCGACATGATGGGGACTGCGCATGACTTGATGCTGTTCTTCATAGCTGCCTCCGTTGCATGATCTTTATCGCTTGCCAAAGCGGCTTTTATCCGCCGAATATCGATCCTCAACTTCCCGTGCGGCAACACTTCGCTGTAATACGCGGAACATCCCAATGTCGCCGCTGAAAAAACCGCCAAGACCGCTCGGGCCG
This portion of the Spirochaetota bacterium genome encodes:
- a CDS encoding right-handed parallel beta-helix repeat-containing protein, which codes for MKNSIKSCAVPIMSIFLCWSGFAKEIVDIQKLVNDAISNKTQRITLPAGRLYPASDYVMIEKANGLIIEGAGADTVIVARTLRSTFSIFRSTNVAIRDLCIDYDPLPFTQATITAISADRTEFDYEVHAGYPAMEGAYSTTQIYLFDKNTRAWKRDVPDLYFRKNEILSPTRGKLRSLTKHWMDHSGIVVGDYFIFTTRKSHAIQIYNSTSVRVEDVIVYTAPSAAVLCRYMDGDNYFRFTIKRGPLPNGAREERLISTGADGFNYGVGRKGPVLERCDFSFMGDDSVNFHGHAHPVIDYDGGRTVWIASRWDGDMESTIALFRTGDTARLLTYGSFAMLGDVPIASMTIEDAKKDLIKDAVVTEWRFPKDAKGVTVCRVELARPPAYAPKFGDAFTMPALDAPNWAIRDCRFTEHRGIGIRMQSPHGIIERSVLENIKMAAIQIAPQISFWAEANWVNDVIIRNNTIRDCGYDPVMWSPIDRVGYGAIAVTTMTPRPADNELMRLPQLPLNRNIVIASNRIDGCSVAGIFINAANGVRISGNSIQRVNQKDGSRAGTNYALCSTHAITILNSSNVSAVGNRIGAPGDLAQGEMKDYGDYSRRLVRERYGE